Sequence from the Sphingomicrobium clamense genome:
GCGCGATAGACCAATCGCTGGCGCTGGACCCGGTTCAGTCCCGAAAATGCTTCAGCCTCGATCTCCAGCCGGAAATGACTTTCGCCGCGACCGTCATGCCCCGCATGGCCGATATGGTGGTCGCTCTCGTCGACCAGGTCGAGCCGGGTGGGGGACAGCGCCTCGGTGAGGCGGCGGGTCATCTCGGCGGCGACGGGGCCGGTGGTAGTCTGCGTCATGCCCACCTATATAGAGCGTATGGGACGCAAAGCCTATGATGGACGGGTCGAGGATGCGGCGGCCGAATGCGCCGCGCCCGGTTGCCGCGCGCCCGGCGAGTATCGCGCGCCGCTGACACCCGGGACATTCGACGGGCCCGGCGCCTACCGGCTGATGTGTCTCGACTGCATCCGCAAACATAATGCGGGCTACGACTTTTTCGCCGGCATGAGCGCGGAGGAAATCCTCGCCGCCCAGTCGCCGATCCAGGACCATCCGCGCCGCGTGCGCTCCTTCGGGTTCGTGAAAGGCGGCGATCCGGGGCCGGCGTGGCAGGACTTTACCGATCCGCTCGACGCCATCTCCGCGCGCTTCAGGGGCGGGGCGTCGATGAAGCAGGCGCGTGCCTCGGCGCGATTTTCGGGCAGCGAACAGCAGGCGTTGCAGGTGCTTGGGCTCAAGCCCGATACCGACCTCCACGCCGTGCGCGGGCGCTATTCGGAGCTCGTGCGCCGCTATCACCCCGACCGCAATGGCGGCGACCGCAGCCAGGAAGCCCGCCTGACCCGCGTCATCGACGCCTGGCAGACGCTGCGCAAGGCGAAGGCGTTCGCCTAGTCCCCGACGGCCTTGTTCAATGCCGCAATGTCGATCTTGATCATATCCTGCATCGCGGCGAAGGCGGTGGCGGCCTTGTCCTCATCGGCGAGCAGGTCGAGCAGGCGGCGCGGGGTGATCTGCCACGCGAAACCGAAATGGTCGGTGATCCATCCGCACGCCATTGGCTGCCCGCCTGCCGCCAGGATAGCGTCCCACGCGGCATCGGTCTCGGGCTGGTCCTCGGTGACGACCATTAGGCTGGTAGCGGCGCTCGGCGCGAAATGCTCGCCGCCCGCCAGCAGCATGACCTCGCGCCCCGCAATGACCATGTCGACCGTGATCGGCGTGCCCTTTGCGCCACCGGGATAGTCCATCGGAGCGGCACCCACG
This genomic interval carries:
- a CDS encoding BolA family protein, producing the protein MTQTTTGPVAAEMTRRLTEALSPTRLDLVDESDHHIGHAGHDGRGESHFRLEIEAEAFSGLNRVQRQRLVYRALGDLMHERVHALSMTTTAPGE
- a CDS encoding J domain-containing protein; the protein is MGRKAYDGRVEDAAAECAAPGCRAPGEYRAPLTPGTFDGPGAYRLMCLDCIRKHNAGYDFFAGMSAEEILAAQSPIQDHPRRVRSFGFVKGGDPGPAWQDFTDPLDAISARFRGGASMKQARASARFSGSEQQALQVLGLKPDTDLHAVRGRYSELVRRYHPDRNGGDRSQEARLTRVIDAWQTLRKAKAFA
- a CDS encoding VOC family protein encodes the protein MSDLRPVLWLDTDIEKAANFYAAIFPDSRVASVGAAPMDYPGGAKGTPITVDMVIAGREVMLLAGGEHFAPSAATSLMVVTEDQPETDAAWDAILAAGGQPMACGWITDHFGFAWQITPRRLLDLLADEDKAATAFAAMQDMIKIDIAALNKAVGD